In Rhinoderma darwinii isolate aRhiDar2 chromosome 9, aRhiDar2.hap1, whole genome shotgun sequence, the following are encoded in one genomic region:
- the MRPL23 gene encoding large ribosomal subunit protein uL23m isoform X1: protein METNSIQGPSAKRKHVTLTIPQKLEIIRRLESGESRASIMEEFNIGSSTIYDIKKRKDQLCSFVASSETMKGLMKRQTLKQPKLAQLDKVVYRWFTEIRSRGITVTGPMIIGKAKAFYAEMEMTEKCIFSEGWLRNFKERHGIRKVSDTAELFSKDAESTEGSSEFFSSLLKEQKLLPTKIYNGEGFVEEWMVVDKDTPVVQYIDDEFQDVKIEVPGPPDKEEEEVVEEPKRKYTWNQASEFITKFVEFAETNSHYSPSEVMNLRIVLDKFYQKRAAVMKRFHKNRCKKHPKRKSVLTSTPTTSIIVKAIDPHSQGRSISPVSIEYKVEELDVSDGAEENIKLEDLSD from the coding sequence atggagaccAACTCCATTCAAGGTCCTTCTGCCAAAAGGAAACATGTTACACTTACAATCCCTCAGAAACTAGAAATAATCAGGAGACTTGAAAGTGGTGAAAGCCGGGCTTCCATCATGGAGGAATTCAACATTGGTTCATCCACCATCTACGACATTAAGAAACGAAAGGATCAATTATGCTCCTTTGTAGCATCCAGTGAAACCATGAAAGGCCTTATGAAGCGACAAACATTGAAGCAACCCAAATTAGCTCAATTGGATAAGGTGGTGTATAGGTGGTTTACAGAAATACGCTCTCGAGGAATAACTGTGACGGGGCCCATGATCATTGGGAAAGCCAAAGCTTTCTATGCCGAAATGGAAATGACCGAAAAGTGCATATTTTCTGAGGGATGGTTAAGAAACTTCAAAGAACGCCATGGCATAAGGAAGGTGTCTGACACCGCTGAACTGTTTTCCAAAGATGCCGAATCTACAGAAGGATCTAGTGAGTTTTTTAGTTCCCTTTTAAAAGAACAAAAATTGCTACCAACCAAGATTTACAATGGTGAAGGGTTTGTAGAAGAGTGGATGGTAGTTGATAAGGACACACCGGTTGTTCAATACATCGATGATGAGTTTCAAGATGTTAAAATCGAAGTGCCCGGCCCACCTgacaaagaggaggaggaggttgtGGAAGAACCTAAAAGGAAATACACCTGGAATCAAGCTTCAGAATTCATTACAAAATTTGTTGAGTTTGCCGAAACCAATAGTCATTACAGTCCATCAGAAGTCATGAACCTTCGTATCGTCCTCGATAAATTTTACCAGAAAAGAGCTGCAGTCATGAAGCGCTTCCACAAGAACAGATGCAAAAAGCACCCGAAGAGAAAATCTGTGCTAACATCTACTCCAACTACCTCCATCATTGTGAAGGCTATTGATCCCCACTCTCAGGGACGATCCATCTCACCCGTGTCCATAGAATATAAAGTGGAGGAGCTTGATGTATCGGATGGTGCAGAAGAAAATATCAAATTAGAAGATTTATCGGATTAG